The sequence GGTTTTTTATTATTTCTTTGTCTCTAGCCAGTATCGGTTTAGTATTCTCAGGTATTTCTTTTTATCTGATGACTCAAACGAAAAAGGCTTTGAAGAAAGTAAAAAGAACAAAAGTAAGTAAGAAAAAACGTAAACAAAAGAAATATAAAGTCAGAAAGTTGTTACAGAAAAGTAAAAAGCAGCGTAACTGGGGCACAGCCTTAATCATACTCTTTTTACTCTCTGGATTTACAGCAGGTTATTCTTTGTATTACCAAGCAATGCATTTAAGTCAGAAAGATTCTAAGGCGGTAGTTCAAGGGTACTACTTAATGGATAATCTAGAAAATGAACTGAAAACAGCAAAGGCGACAGAGAATGACGTGAAATCAGGGAAAAATATCAAGTTGCTAGCAGGACAGCTATCTAGTTATGGTATCTACAAAGCAACAATTAGAAACAGCGAGGCTGGACAAAAGAAATTGAACAAGTACTACAAATCAATGAAAGAGTTAGGGATTAATTTGTCCTCTCAACCAAACGATTTCTTTAAAAATGAGACTCTTTTGAATGAATTTGAAATGGATTTAGCCACAGTTAAGAAAAATCATGAAGAAGTTGTTCACTACTTTAATATTAATAAAAATGCGTTGGTAAATAAAAAATAGCCTGGTGATTTTATGGAAAAAACAACTCATAAAAAAGAGAATAGAGATGTTAAGAAGAAGTCAGGGCAAAAAAAATCAGTCAAAGTACCCCAAAGAATTTCTAAAAAAGCACAGAAGAACCAAAGGAACACTAGACCGAATAACCATAGGAAAAAGAAAGTAACGAAACGAAAAAAAAGATTTAAAAAATTAACTATTCTTTTTTTTGAAATAGTGTTAACTCTGATTGTGACACTGAGCATTTTATATATTACTTCTCTTTTTACATTCACTTTTGCAAGGGTAGAAGGTTATTCGATGAGTGAGACGTTAGAAGATGGCGATGTTGTTATAGTCAATAAAATGGCCCAAATAAAGCGGTTTGATCTTGTTTATATCAAGGTGCCAAATTCAAAGGATAAATCTGTCCGTCGAATTATCGGGTGTCCAGGTGATAGTTTATACTATAAAAATGGACAGCTCTTTATTGATGAACAAGAAAAAGACGAAAGCTTTATTGCAGATTATAAAAGACAATTTGAACAAGATGGAATGATTTA is a genomic window of Enterococcus haemoperoxidus ATCC BAA-382 containing:
- the lepB gene encoding signal peptidase I, producing the protein MEKTTHKKENRDVKKKSGQKKSVKVPQRISKKAQKNQRNTRPNNHRKKKVTKRKKRFKKLTILFFEIVLTLIVTLSILYITSLFTFTFARVEGYSMSETLEDGDVVIVNKMAQIKRFDLVYIKVPNSKDKSVRRIIGCPGDSLYYKNGQLFIDEQEKDESFIADYKRQFEQDGMIYTEDFTLKALTGDPTIPKGKYLVLGDNRPYATDSRYYKLVDEKELIGKVEMRVLPLHKIQKVK